The Rhodamnia argentea isolate NSW1041297 chromosome 7, ASM2092103v1, whole genome shotgun sequence genome contains the following window.
GTGAAAGCAAAAGCCAAcacccttctctttctctctctctcttctccattcTTGCTGTGTGCAGATCTTGAATCAGAGGGGGAAAATCTGCATCAACAATGGAGTCTTCCTTGCGCTCGACCGACGGCTTCATGTCCAAGCTCAGTGGAATCACCCTCTCGCTTCTGTTTTTGCTCTCTTGCTCCTCTTTCCCGTCCACTGGTGAGCCCCCCCCCATTACGCTCCTTTCGCTTCTCATTCCGAAATTTTGTTCCTTTATGggcctttctctttcttgtttcccTTGTTCTCCGAGAGAGATGCGAAAATCAGGGTAGCAGTGCATCTggtttttgcttctttcgaTTCTCCATTCTCTCGCTGTTCTTGACCGTCTTATTGTGGATTTATAGTTGAAATCGAGTTGCCCCCTGTGATCTGAAGAGCCGGGTAGTTTCGTAATCTGTTTCCAGTACTTAGTCCTAAAAGTGGCATGTTGGGCAGTTTTTGGTAGTTAGATGGTCGCGTTCGTTAGAAATTAGAATGTGTTTCGTCTTGGATTCTATTCTTCAATAACTTATCCGGGGAAGTAGTTGAGAGGTTGCTTAAGAGTTCTGTGTGTGCTCTCTTCTACGGATTCCGTTTGCTGGTTAGAATGGCATCGAAGGTGACAATTTCTCTTGATGCGACTAAAATCGCAGTTTACACCCTGAATTTTGTGAAATcttgtgatttctttttcatgcctTCCTTACGTGTCGTGTCATACTTTCAAAAGTGACTTGAGTCCATGCTCTGGACTTGTACTTTCGGATTGATGTCCCCTGTTTTCTTCTGATGCCCGATTTCGCAGGAGCCTACGATGCGCTTGATCCCAATGGGAACATCACGATCAAGTGGGACGTAATGAGCTGGACTCCCGATGGCTACGTGGTATGCGTTAGTTGTTAATGTGATCTTGTTTACCTTATGTgcatttttgcataaaataaagTAGCTTGCAGCCGTTGTTGATCCGAGTCCCTGAAAATGGCAATTTGAGAGGGGCGTGAATTTTGGAGAACTTGAGGCTTTAGTCATGAAATATTTTGCTATCATGAggagtttattttcttttccccggTTCAAGTCTGGCTACAATCCCACTTGTCTCATGACATTTTCTGGTTGAGTTGGACAGGCTGTTGTCACGATGTTCAACTTCCAACAGTATCGCCATATACAAGCTCCGGGATGGATCCTGGGATGGACGTGGGCAAAGAAGGAAGTTATATGGAGCATGATGGGCGGTCAGACCACGGAGCAAGGCGATTGCTCGAGATACAAGGGCAACACCCCTCATTGCTGTAAGAAGGACCCGACGGTTGTCGACCTGTTGCCAGGAACTCCTTACAATCAGCAGATAGCGAATTGTTGCAAAGGTGGAGTTATAAATTCATGGGTCCAGGACCCAGCAAATGCGGCAAGTTCATTTCAGGTCAGTGTTGGAGCTGCTGGAACGAGTAACAGGACAGTGAGGCTTCCCAAAAACTTCACACTGAAAGCACCGGGACCGGGTTATACTTGTGGGCCCGCTAAGAATGTCAGACCGACCAAATTTGTCTCTGCTGACAAAAGGAGAACGACCCAAGCTTTAAGTAAGTTACTCGCAGGTTTCTTCAAAGCAATTACATGTGCATGATAGTCTTTTTAGACAAGAATTTGAAATTCTTCAGCACTACACAGTGGTTGCATATGAGATGCATTTTATACATGGAAGCAATTCCCTAAGACAGTATCACGCGTTTGCATTTTTATAAGGTATCAAGCATGTAAATGACTTTTACTTCTTCTGGCCCTGAGAAATGCGCACATCGATTGTGTCATCTTTCTGAAGTGGGAACAATATCTAGCTGTTGTACTTAGGGGAACTTATTAAATATACACGTGGGTCATGCAATGCTGACAAGTTTTGATATCTTGCTCTGAGTTGATTAAATTTCATCCAAGCAGGGCGGTTATCTAACTTTCCCTGACCTTACTGCTTGATCTTTTGCAGTGACCTGGAACGTTACTTGTACATATTCGCAATTCTTAGCTCAAAAGACTCCAACCTGctgtgtctctctctcctcgttctACAATGACACAATAGTAAATTGCCCTACTTGCACTTGCGGCTGTCAAAACAATGCGACGGATACCGGCGGCTGCGTAGAGTGAGTTCTATCACACTACGAAGATTTAGTTCTCTCTGAACTTTTCTTGTAGAGTTCTCCTTCAGTGTTACGTGGAAACAATTGATTCATAACCATATGTTCGTCATCTGGTCTTTCAGGGCAGATTCTCCGCACTTGGCTCAAGTTGTATCTGGCTCGGGAAAGTCTAGCAGCAATGCACCGCTAGTCCGGTGTACTAGCCATATGTGTCCAATACGAATCCACTGGCATGTGAAGCTCAATTACAAGGAGTATTGGCGAGTGAAGATCACGATCACAAATTTCAACTATAGAATGAACTACACCCAGTGGAATCTCGTCGTTCAGCACCCCAACTTTGATAATCTCACCCAACTTTTCAGCTTCAACTACAAGTCACTGACTCCGTACGCAGGCTTAAGTATGCAATGTTTTACCTGATTCGCTTATAATGGTCTGTTGCATATGCTGCTTTGTTTGATCATGATGTTGCAATTCTTGCTACTTAATTGCAGATGATACTGCCATGTTATGGGGAGTCAAGTTCTACAATGATTTTCTCATGGAAGCTGGGCCATACGGGAATGTGCAGTCCGAGCTATTATTTCGAAAGGACCAATCCACCTTTACATTTGAAAAGGGATGGGCTTTTCCTCGGAGGATTTATTTCAATGGTGATAACTGTGTGATGCCACCTCCAGATGCCTACCCATGGTTGCCAAATGCCAGTCCTCGGCCACTTTTGCCTGGACTTGTTACGTTCGTGCCAATTGTGGCATCTACTATGTTGTTTTTGGCTTTTGTGTGAGAACCCCGGGGACGAACTGCTAAAATGGCTGCTCTGCTATTCCTATCAGGTTTACGTCACACCGCACAAGGGTTATAGCATGATTTGTCGATGCAATCGTAGCATGTTCTTGCCACAATACAGGTGCGAGTAGAGACAGAAACAGGTGCTAAAAAATCTACTACTGCAAGGTCCCTGCCACTTAGCTTATTTATACGTCCGGTGATAGAATCATTTGTATTATCCTTCTGAATAATCTTTTGCTGTGCTATAATGTTATTTATGTGGATCAATGTGTGTTTAAAGTATCCATGACCAAAATGTTgtaatttatttgattttgaagaaatGAAAATACAAGTACCATGTTTGTCAACCATACAGAAGGTAGAAATGGACCTTACACAGCTTGAGAGGCTTGTGAGGAACAAAAGCAGTGGTACTCAGTATTGCATGACACACACCCAAAACAGTTAGTACTTGAGAGCGAGCTTTTGCATGATTATTATCACAAGCACATTCTTCTCCCTTTTGTTGACATTACATGAAAGCTCTATATGGAGGTCCAGAATGTTTGTATGATATTTACCTGATGAGGGTGGAGTTTACGTCTCAAATCGCTTGCATGTCTCTTTGCtttcaaaaattttctgaaatgCGTTCGCTTCTAGGGAGATTTCTGAATGAGCAGTATCGACATAGCCATGGAGGTCATGAATGTTGACAAGGCTACTAGGTTCACTTGGGCAGAGTTCGGTAGAAATGGGTATTTATCAGGTGGGGGAAGCATACATTCATCTCCATTGAAGTATACTTTTTTTGGAAATGCCCATCCTTGTTTCAATGTAAATGTGTTCTTGTCTTTCTGAAGTAGCACTTCGGACTGTACATTTCCTTGTGGCCCTGCTTCCATCAGTAGATCGTTGTAGAACTTCATTCCATAGAACATTCCCGTGTCGTCTGCACAATCGATCACAGATTGATTAGAAAGTTAGCCGACTCTTGCCCTTAAATTTCTGGTAATTTAGGTAGAAAAGGTTGATGAAGCATAGCCTTAGCACTTACTTATCGATTGGTACGGGATGAGAGGCTTGTAGTCGAAGCTGAAGACTTGGGTGATGCTGTTGAGATTAGGGTGCTGTGCGACTAGCGTCCACTGGGTGTAGTTCAGTCTGTAGTTGAAGTTTGTGACGGCGATCTTTACGCGCCAATAGTCCTTGTAGTTGAGCTTCACATGCCAGTGAACCCTTACGGGGCACATGTGATGCGTGCACTGCAGGAGCGGCGCATTGTCCTTCCTCGGTGTGTTTATTCCTGCTTTGTGGAGTAGCTTGGAGTCACTCCTGGCCACAGCAGGTCATGAGCCTTTTtgttttatatgttttttagAAATCTACAAGGAGATCTTCCACAGACCGCTCATACCAAGTTTGATAAAGCCGTCACCAGGTATATGATCAACTTTCAGTTAGATACCACAGAAGAGTATTACTCAGAGAATAAAGGAAAATCATGGGGCTTACGCGATGCAGTTTTTCTTGTTGTGGCAACCACAAGCACAAGACGGGCAAGGCGTGATCGAGTCGTTGTAGAAAGATGAGAACGAAACGCAGCAGCTCGGGTTCTTAGAAACCAAGAACTGTGAGTAAGTGCAGGTGACATTCCAAGTCACTGCATACAAAGCATGATCACGAGCAAATAGAAAAGATAAACACAGCATTGCCTGTTTCATTAACCAAAAGCATAGTCCGCTTGAAAAAGGAGCTTACTCAAAGCTTGAGTCTT
Protein-coding sequences here:
- the LOC115734976 gene encoding protein COBRA-like; the protein is MESSLRSTDGFMSKLSGITLSLLFLLSCSSFPSTGAYDALDPNGNITIKWDVMSWTPDGYVAVVTMFNFQQYRHIQAPGWILGWTWAKKEVIWSMMGGQTTEQGDCSRYKGNTPHCCKKDPTVVDLLPGTPYNQQIANCCKGGVINSWVQDPANAASSFQVSVGAAGTSNRTVRLPKNFTLKAPGPGYTCGPAKNVRPTKFVSADKRRTTQALMTWNVTCTYSQFLAQKTPTCCVSLSSFYNDTIVNCPTCTCGCQNNATDTGGCVEADSPHLAQVVSGSGKSSSNAPLVRCTSHMCPIRIHWHVKLNYKEYWRVKITITNFNYRMNYTQWNLVVQHPNFDNLTQLFSFNYKSLTPYAGLNDTAMLWGVKFYNDFLMEAGPYGNVQSELLFRKDQSTFTFEKGWAFPRRIYFNGDNCVMPPPDAYPWLPNASPRPLLPGLVTFVPIVASTMLFLAFV
- the LOC115734975 gene encoding COBRA-like protein 4, which translates into the protein MESEDLFTCPGKVYEDGKSSFSPRFELIFLAAIFMLMIPHTVAYDPLDPNGNITIKWDVISWTADGYVAAVTMSNFQMYRQITTPGWTLGWNWAKKEVIWSMVGAQTTEQGDCSKFKGNVPHCCKKDPIVLDFLPGVPYNQQFTNCCKGGILASWGQDPAASVSAFQVSVGLAGTSNKTVKLPKNFTLLGPGPGYTCGPAKVVPSTVYFTADRRRKTQALMTWNVTCTYSQFLVSKNPSCCVSFSSFYNDSITPCPSCACGCHNKKNCIASDSKLLHKAGINTPRKDNAPLLQCTHHMCPVRVHWHVKLNYKDYWRVKIAVTNFNYRLNYTQWTLVAQHPNLNSITQVFSFDYKPLIPYQSINDTGMFYGMKFYNDLLMEAGPQGNVQSEVLLQKDKNTFTLKQGWAFPKKVYFNGDECMLPPPDKYPFLPNSAQVNLVALSTFMTSMAMSILLIQKSP